A section of the Engraulis encrasicolus isolate BLACKSEA-1 chromosome 8, IST_EnEncr_1.0, whole genome shotgun sequence genome encodes:
- the fam222bb gene encoding protein FAM222B codes for MLACLPVSNPTFQLRSHSQMNTGLQKWDTTQKMRSAHYPSPAELDAYAKKVANTPLTIKIFPNSVQVPQRKHVRRTVNGLDTTTSSSSNHRYSPYPSSHQDASSSSSSSTRSGLLAIVKVPVPVVKSAVLKGLDVSCRHHHHHRFLTSKPVINMNHPQQQHHPQQQQQQQHHHPPHPHPLHPHGGPYSAVQSTLVPPQQQQQTAPTGHMQALPRPQSQSQSQVSAMAHKQQGLSSLQLQQQQQGMARPQTIQHHGIPPHPSLRPQPQASLVRQQQQALQQQQQQQQQPPRLSHPQTLLQQQQQHQQLPQQSAAQGLRLLAEMAPSRAPPPSSSSMLPPHILQAQQQQQQQQQQSALSSQPQTLPSQAPSAAAGAGPGPGAGPGGPGNGLRPGGPGSVPVAGAVGPPGGPSTSGMLVVPDMQGGAGGPPLGPPGGPPGQGGVPARKMPDGDAPPNVTVSTSTIPLSMAASLHHNRPSDLSSIVHQINQFCQARAAAGGASTSVCEGQIANPSPISRNLLINHSSRSSCGPHPHQHPHQHPHPHPHQLPNNNNPMSISIPRPGLGPCPPGPGSLSSGPSSCALNPDANSAALAAIAAAGASSVAAMNMNMSMGRLPLYQSNPLKQPQPQQQHPQHQHPQGPWKHQQQTGQSQPLSHLPPHLSDGPPPCKSVAREDPSGSGFPTKGLPFSQESCMGPSQQQKQQQQQAYSLKAPLDRPTPSPPVVNGLPGGPPGMNYSNGHYIQQSQQTPWGSILPTPNSDSSGSQDMTLNFHGGLPGGSSSAVVDCAQASHYRTGGMGNGANGGLPAGLVDYMGGGGGGDFPCFRDQSGNLGMMGKMPTRLPAAAAAAAAAAMAATARANDTGDARNVPMHHHPGYR; via the exons ATGCTGGCTTGCTTGCCAGTATCCAACCCCACATTCCAGCTTCGTTCCCACTCGCAGATGAACACTGGACTTCAGAAAT gGGACACCACGCAGAAGATGAGATCCGCACATTATCCCTCCCCAGCGGAACTGGATGCCTATGCTAAGAAAGTCGCCAACACCCCTCTGACCATCAAGATCTTCCCCAACAGCGTGCAGGTGCCGCAGAGGAAACACGTGAGACGCACAGTCAACGGCCTcgacaccaccacctcctcctcctccaaccatCGCTACAGCCCTTACCCTTCCTCCCACCAGgacgcctcctcttcctcctcctcctccacgcgcTCGGGCCTCCTCGCCATCGTCAAGGTGCCCGTGCCCGTCGTCAAGAGCGCCGTCTTGAAGGGCCTGGACGTCAGCtgccgccaccatcaccaccatcgctTTCTGACTTCCAAGCCGGTCATAAACATGAACCACCCGCAGCAGCAACATCAcccccagcaacaacaacaacaacaacaccaccaccccccacatcCCCACCCCTTACATCCACATGGCGGGCCCTATTCGGCCGTCCAGAGCACTTTAGTacccccccagcagcagcagcagacggcCCCCACCGGACACATGCAGGCTCTCCCTCGGCCCCAGTCCCAGTCGCAGTCCCAGGTGTCAGCCATGGCCCACAAGCAGCAAGGCTTGTCTTCgctccagctccagcagcagcagcaaggcatGGCTCGGCCCCAGACCATCCAGCACCATGGGATTCCTCCCCACCCCAGTTTACGGCCTCAGCCCCAGGCCAGTCTGGTccgacagcagcagcaggctctgcagcaacagcagcagcagcagcagcagccgccgagACTGAGCCACCCCCAGACTCtattacagcagcagcagcagcatcagcagctgcCGCAGCAGTCGGCCGCCCAGGGCCTGAGGCTCCTGGCCGAGATGGCTCCCAGCAgggctcctcctccttcctcctcatccaTGCTGCCTCCTCACATCCTccaggcccagcagcagcagcagcagcagcagcagcagtcggccCTCTCCTCTCAGCCCCAGACTCTGCCCTCTCAGGCCCCATCGGCTGCTGCAGGAGCTGGGCCCGGCCCCGGAGCTGGTCCTGGAGGACCAGGCAATGGGCTTAGACCTGGAGGCCCCGGCTCTGTACCCGTGGCCGGAGCCGTAGGTCCCCCGGGCGGTCCCTCCACCTCTGGCATGCTGGTGGTCCCAGACATGCAGGGTGGTGCAGGAGGCCCCCCTCTAGGGCCGCCTGGAGGACCGCCCGGACAAGGTGGCGTCCCGGCCCGCAAGATGCCGGACGGCGACGCGCCCCCCAACGTGACTGTGTCTACCTCAACCATCCCGCTGTCCATGGCGGCCAGCCTGCACCACAACCGGCCCAGCGACCTCAGCAGCATCGTGCACCAGATCAACCAGTTCTGCCAGGCGCGCGCGGCCGCCGGCGGGGCCAGCACCTCGGTGTGCGAGGGCCAGATCGCCAACCCCAGCCCCATCAGCCGCAACCTGCTCATCAACCACAGCTCCCGCTCCTCTTGTGGACCGCACCCACACCAACATCCACACCAACATCCCCATCCGCACCCACACCAGCTACCCAATAATAACAACCCCATGTCTATCTCCATTCCCCGCCCCGGCCTTGGCCCTTGTCCACCCGGACCTGGTTCTCTGTCCTCAGGCCCTTCCTCCTGCGCCCTCAACCCCGACGCCAACAGTGCTGCCCTGGCTGCCATCGCTGCTGCTGGTGCCTCCTCTGTGGCggccatgaacatgaacatgagcaTGGGTAGGCTGCCTCTGTACCAGAGCAACCCCCTGAAACAGCCGCAACCTCAGCAGCAGCACCCGCAGCATCAGCACCCGCAGGGCCCCTGGAAGCATCAGCAGCAGACGGGCCAGTCGCAGCCCCTGAGCCACCTGCCGCCGCACCTGTCCGACGGCCCGCCGCCCTGCAAGAGCGTGGCCCGCGAGGACCCCTCCGGCTCGGGCTTCCCCACCAAGGGGCTCCCCTTCTCCCAGGAGTCCTGCATGGGGCCCtcgcagcagcagaagcagcagcagcagcaggcctacAGCCTCAAAGCCCCGCTGGACAGACCCACGCCGTCGCCACCGGTGGTGAACGGCTTGCCCGGAGGGCCCCCGGGCATGAACTACAGTAACGGGCACTACATCCAGCAGTCGCAGCAGACGCCCTGGGGCAGCATCCTGCCCACGCCCAACAGCGACAGCTCCGGCTCGCAGGACATGACGCTCAACTTCCACGGAGGCCTGCCCGGGGGCAGCAGCAGCGCCGTGGTGGACTGTGCCCAGGCCAGCCACTACAGGACTGGGGGGATGGGCAACGGTGCCAACGGTGGCCTCCCGGCAGGGCTGGTGGACtacatgggtggtggtggtggcggggacTTCCCGTGCTTCCGGGATCAGTCCGGCAACTTGGGCATGATGGGTAAGATGCCCACCAGGCtgcccgccgccgctgctgctgctgcagctgctgcaatGGCTGCCACCGCCAGAGCCAACGACACGGGCGACGCTAGAAATGTTCCCATGCACCACCACCCAGGGTACAGATGA
- the flot2b gene encoding flotillin-2b — protein MGSCLTVGPNEALVVSGGCSNEKTYVSTGGWAWAWCLISDSQRITLEIMTLTPKCEEVETAEGVAITVTGVAQVKVMTDDDLLPLACEQFLGKSVVEMKSVVLQTLEGHLRSILGTLTVEQIYQDRDRFAQLVREVASPDVGRMGIEILSFTIKDVYDKLDYLSSLGKTQTAAVQRDADIGVAEAERDAGIREAECKKEMMDIKFQADTKMADSKRELELQKAAFNQEVNTKKAESQLAYELQAAKEQQKIRLEEIEIEVVQRKKQITIEEREIERTDKELIATIKRPAEAEAYKIQQLAEGDKMKKVLTAQAEAEKIRKIGEAEAASIEAIGKAEAEKMRLKAEAYQQYGEAAKTALVLEALPKIAAKVAAPLARTNEIVILSGEKSGVTGEVNRLLAELPVSVNALTGVDLTKLPLLKKMTDAQA, from the exons ATGGGGAGCTGCCTCACTGTTGGACCAAATGAAGCCCTTGTCGTTTCAG GTGGCTGCTCGAATGAGAAGACGTATGTCTCTACTGGTGGCTGGGCCTGGGCATGGTGTCTCATCTCAGATTCCCAaag GATTACCTTGGAGATTATGACACTAACTCCCAAATGTGAAGAAGTGGAGACCGCAGAAGGAGTAGCCATTACGGTTACTGGGGTAGCCCAG GTTAAAGTTATGACGGATGATGACCTGCTGCCCCTGGCCTGTGAGCAGTTCTTGGGAAAATCTGTGGTGGAGATGAAAAGTGTTGTTTTGCAAACTCTGGAAGGTCATCTACGTTCTATTTTAG GTACTTTAACTGTGGAGCAGATCTACCAGGACCGGGACCGGTTTGCCCAGCTGGTGAGAGAGGTGGCGTCCCCTGACGTAGGGCGCATGGGCATCGAGATCCTCAGCTTCACCATCAAA GATGTGTATGACAAGCTGGACTACCTCAGCTCTCTGGGGAAGACGCAGACCGCCGCCGTCCAGAGAGACGCCGACATCGGAGTGGCAGAGGCGGAGAGGGATGCCGGCATCAGG GAAGCGGAGTGCAAGAAAGAGATGATGGACATCAAGTTCCAGGCAGACACTAAAATGGCCGACTCTAAACGAGAGCTGGAGCTGCAGAAGGCTGCTTTCAACCAGGAAGTGAACACTAAG AAAGCCGAGTCCCAGCTAGCCTATGAGCTGCAGGCCGCTAAGGAGCAGCAGAAGATTCGTCTGGAGGAGATCGAGATCGAGGTGGTGCAGAGGAAGAAGCAGATCACCATCGAGGAGCGGGAGATCGAGCGCACAGACAAGGAGCTCATCGCCACCATCAAGAGGCCCGCCGAGGCAGAGGCCTACAAGATACAACAGCTGGCCGAGGGAGACAA AATGAAGAAGGTGCTGACTGCTCAGGCGGAAGCCGAGAAGATCCGCAAGATCGGTGAGGCGGAGGCTGCCTCCATCGAGGCCATTGGTAAAGCCGAGGCCGAGAAGATGAGGCTGAAGGCAGAGGCCTACCAGCAGTACGGAGAAGCGGCCAAGACCGCCCTGGTCCTGGAGGCACTGCCAAAG ATTGCTGCCAAGGTGGCCGCGCCCCTGGCCAGAACCAATGAGATCGTCATCCTGAGCGGGGAGAAAAGCGGCGTGACTGGAGAGGTGAACCGCCTGCTAGCCGAGCTGCCCGTGTCTGTCAACGCTCTCACGGGAGTGGACCTGaccaag CTACCTTTACTTAAGAAGATGACTGACGCTCAAGCCTGA